A part of Gramella sp. MAR_2010_147 genomic DNA contains:
- a CDS encoding SLC13 family permease: MKGAFRKAALMAGPILFLILQVLGKPETMPEPAFDVLCVTLWMAIWWVTEAIPISVTALLPIILFPLTGALDIDLTTAAFGHKYVFLYLGGFILAAAIERWGLHRRIALNIINLIGTNIKFIILGFMISTAFLSMWISNTATSVMMLPIGTAIISQLKDNPGTRNNENKMFGKALMLAIAYSASIGGIATLIGTPPNLVFAGIVEELYGFEISFSKWIILGLPISILLLYICWKYLTSKAFDFKQQEFPGGKKEIQRLMKELGRISVQEKRVLIVFCITAFCWISRSFLLQPFLPFIDDTIIAMSAAVLLFIIPGGNKRNLITWNEAVKIPWGIILLFGGGMALAKGFGESGLAIWIGEQLTNLENLPLFLLILVLIAAVNFLTEITSNLATTAMLLPILASMAIALELHPYFLMVGATLAASCAFMLPVATPPNAVVFGSGYLHIPDMIKAGLWLNIISILILSLMVYFALPLLWDFDPQIIPEKFEIQGN; encoded by the coding sequence ATGAAGGGAGCCTTCAGAAAAGCGGCTTTGATGGCGGGGCCAATCTTATTCCTGATTTTACAGGTACTTGGAAAACCTGAAACTATGCCTGAACCTGCATTTGATGTACTATGCGTTACCCTTTGGATGGCGATCTGGTGGGTTACAGAAGCAATCCCAATATCTGTAACTGCACTTCTGCCAATAATTCTTTTCCCACTAACCGGGGCTCTGGATATAGATCTTACTACTGCAGCCTTCGGGCATAAATATGTGTTCCTTTATCTTGGCGGTTTTATACTTGCTGCGGCCATCGAGCGATGGGGTTTACATAGAAGAATAGCTCTTAATATCATCAATTTAATAGGAACCAATATTAAATTTATTATTCTGGGATTCATGATTTCTACTGCATTTTTATCTATGTGGATCTCCAATACCGCGACTTCGGTAATGATGTTGCCAATAGGCACAGCAATTATAAGCCAGTTAAAAGATAACCCTGGGACTAGAAATAATGAAAATAAGATGTTTGGGAAAGCCCTGATGCTTGCAATCGCATACAGTGCTTCAATTGGAGGAATTGCGACACTCATTGGAACTCCACCAAATTTAGTATTTGCAGGTATTGTGGAAGAATTATATGGCTTTGAAATTAGCTTTTCGAAATGGATCATCCTGGGATTGCCAATTTCAATCTTATTGCTATATATATGTTGGAAATACCTTACTTCTAAAGCTTTTGATTTTAAACAGCAGGAGTTTCCCGGTGGAAAAAAAGAGATCCAGAGGCTTATGAAGGAGTTGGGAAGAATAAGTGTTCAGGAAAAACGTGTACTTATAGTTTTTTGCATTACAGCCTTTTGCTGGATAAGTCGAAGTTTTCTATTGCAGCCATTTTTGCCATTTATTGACGATACGATTATTGCGATGAGTGCTGCGGTGCTTCTATTTATTATTCCGGGAGGGAATAAAAGAAATCTCATTACCTGGAACGAGGCGGTTAAGATCCCTTGGGGAATTATTTTACTCTTTGGAGGTGGTATGGCTCTGGCTAAAGGTTTTGGTGAATCAGGTCTGGCGATTTGGATAGGGGAGCAACTTACCAATCTGGAAAATCTGCCTTTATTTTTACTGATATTGGTATTAATTGCAGCGGTGAACTTTCTTACAGAGATCACTTCAAATCTGGCCACTACCGCCATGCTTCTCCCAATTCTCGCCAGCATGGCAATTGCATTAGAGCTACATCCGTATTTTTTAATGGTTGGAGCAACTCTTGCAGCTTCCTGTGCTTTTATGCTTCCCGTAGCGACGCCTCCAAATGCTGTAGTATTTGGCTCTGGTTATTTGCACATCCCGGATATGATAAAAGCCGGGTTATGGCTAAATATCATATCTATATTAATTTTAAGTCTTATGGTATATTTTGCCCTTCCGCTATTATGGGATTTTGATCCTCAAATAATTCCTGAAAAATTTGAAATTCAGGGTAATTAA
- a CDS encoding SRPBCC domain-containing protein: protein MKHLEIKAALQINKPKKVVFEAIVNPEQMSHYFISEGSDRMEEGKAVVWGFPEFPDMKVNVQVLKVRPYEEVVFEWEGSANRNLEVKIHLEERPGNSTLIKISEGKMEANEEGITWFGRNTEGWANFLACMKAYLEYGINLRKGGFDFMEAPE, encoded by the coding sequence ATGAAACACTTAGAAATAAAAGCTGCACTTCAGATTAATAAACCAAAAAAGGTCGTTTTTGAAGCGATCGTAAATCCTGAACAGATGTCTCACTATTTTATCTCTGAAGGTTCTGACAGAATGGAGGAGGGAAAGGCTGTAGTTTGGGGATTTCCTGAGTTTCCAGATATGAAAGTTAATGTGCAGGTCTTAAAAGTAAGACCTTATGAAGAAGTTGTTTTTGAATGGGAAGGAAGTGCCAACCGCAATCTGGAAGTAAAAATACACCTGGAAGAACGACCTGGAAACAGTACGCTTATAAAAATATCAGAAGGAAAAATGGAGGCTAACGAGGAGGGTATCACCTGGTTTGGAAGAAATACCGAAGGCTGGGCAAATTTTCTTGCCTGTATGAAAGCTTATTTAGAATATGGAATCAATCTTCGTAAAGGAGGGTTTGATTTTATGGAAGCTCCTGAATAA
- the groL gene encoding chaperonin GroEL (60 kDa chaperone family; promotes refolding of misfolded polypeptides especially under stressful conditions; forms two stacked rings of heptamers to form a barrel-shaped 14mer; ends can be capped by GroES; misfolded proteins enter the barrel where they are refolded when GroES binds) encodes MAKDIKFDIQARNGIKRGVDALANAVKVTLGPKGRNVIISKSFGAPTVTKDGVTVAKEIELEDPLENMGAQMVKEVASKTNDLAGDGTTTATVLAQAIVQEGLKNVAAGANPMDLKRGIDKAVEALTKDLAKQTKEVGDSSEKIKQVASISANNDDVIGDLIAQAFGKVGKEGVITVEEAKGTETHVDVVEGMQFDRGYLSPYFVTNSEKMTADLEDPYILLFDKKISSMKDLLPVLEPVAQSGKPLLIIAEDVDGEALATLVVNKLRGSLKIAAVKAPGFGDRRKAMLEDIAILTGGTVISEERGFSLENATIDMLGTAEKVAIDKDNTTVVNGAGDDKAIKERVNQIKAQIESTTSDYDREKLQERLAKLAGGVAVLYVGAASEVEMKEKKDRVDDALHATRAAVEEGIVAGGGVALVRAQAVLSKIKTENPDEATGVQIVSRAIESPLRTIVENAGGEGSVVINKVLEGKKDFGYDAKTETYVDMMKAGIIDPKKVTRVALENAASVAGMILTTECALIDLPEDNAGGGGMPQGMGGGMPGMM; translated from the coding sequence ATGGCAAAAGATATAAAATTTGACATCCAGGCCCGTAACGGGATTAAACGTGGAGTAGATGCATTGGCCAATGCTGTAAAAGTAACCTTGGGACCAAAAGGTCGTAATGTTATTATTAGTAAATCATTTGGAGCACCAACCGTAACAAAAGATGGTGTTACTGTAGCAAAAGAGATCGAACTTGAAGACCCTCTTGAGAATATGGGGGCTCAGATGGTAAAAGAAGTTGCTTCTAAAACCAATGATCTTGCAGGTGATGGTACCACTACTGCAACGGTTCTTGCTCAGGCGATCGTTCAGGAAGGTTTAAAGAACGTTGCTGCCGGTGCAAATCCAATGGATCTTAAAAGAGGAATAGATAAAGCTGTAGAGGCTCTTACAAAAGACCTTGCAAAGCAAACCAAAGAAGTTGGAGATTCTTCAGAAAAAATTAAGCAGGTAGCTTCTATTTCTGCTAACAATGATGATGTTATTGGTGATCTGATCGCTCAGGCATTCGGGAAAGTTGGGAAAGAAGGAGTAATTACTGTAGAGGAAGCTAAAGGTACTGAAACGCATGTAGATGTTGTGGAAGGTATGCAGTTTGACAGAGGTTACCTTTCTCCATATTTCGTTACAAATTCAGAGAAAATGACGGCAGATCTTGAAGATCCTTATATCCTTCTTTTTGATAAGAAGATCTCTTCAATGAAAGATCTACTTCCTGTACTTGAGCCAGTAGCTCAGTCTGGGAAACCATTATTGATCATTGCTGAAGATGTTGATGGGGAAGCACTTGCGACTCTTGTTGTAAATAAACTTCGTGGATCACTTAAAATTGCAGCTGTAAAAGCTCCAGGATTTGGTGACCGTAGAAAAGCAATGCTTGAAGATATCGCGATCCTTACAGGAGGTACTGTAATTTCTGAAGAAAGAGGATTCTCTCTTGAGAACGCAACAATCGATATGTTAGGTACTGCTGAAAAAGTAGCGATAGATAAAGATAATACTACCGTAGTAAATGGAGCGGGAGACGATAAAGCGATCAAAGAGCGTGTGAATCAGATCAAAGCTCAGATCGAGTCTACAACTTCAGATTATGACAGAGAGAAGCTTCAGGAGCGTCTTGCTAAGTTAGCAGGTGGTGTTGCCGTACTTTATGTAGGTGCAGCTTCAGAAGTTGAAATGAAAGAGAAGAAAGACCGTGTAGATGATGCACTTCATGCAACCAGAGCGGCTGTGGAAGAAGGTATCGTTGCTGGTGGTGGTGTTGCCCTTGTTAGAGCCCAGGCTGTATTAAGCAAGATCAAAACTGAAAATCCAGATGAGGCTACGGGAGTTCAGATCGTATCTCGTGCAATTGAATCTCCATTAAGAACAATCGTTGAAAATGCAGGTGGTGAAGGATCTGTAGTGATCAATAAGGTTCTTGAAGGTAAGAAAGACTTTGGATACGATGCGAAGACTGAAACATATGTAGATATGATGAAGGCTGGTATCATTGATCCTAAGAAAGTAACCAGAGTAGCCCTTGAAAATGCTGCTTCTGTTGCCGGAATGATCCTTACTACAGAGTGTGCATTGATCGATCTTCCAGAAGATAATGCTGGTGGAGGCGGAATGCCACAAGGAATGGGTGGTGGAATGCCAGGAATGATGTAA
- a CDS encoding co-chaperone GroES, with amino-acid sequence MGLNVKPLSDRVVIEPVAAENKTASGIIIPETAKEKPQKGKVVAVGKGTKDHEMTVKEGDMVLYGKYAGTELKLEGTDYLIMREDDILAIV; translated from the coding sequence ATGGGACTAAACGTTAAGCCACTTTCAGACAGGGTTGTTATTGAACCTGTTGCTGCAGAAAATAAAACTGCATCTGGTATAATCATTCCTGAAACTGCTAAAGAAAAACCTCAAAAAGGTAAAGTAGTAGCTGTAGGTAAGGGAACCAAAGATCACGAAATGACCGTTAAGGAAGGTGATATGGTACTTTATGGTAAATATGCTGGTACAGAGCTTAAACTTGAGGGTACAGATTACCTGATTATGCGTGAAGACGATATACTGGCAATAGTATAA
- the secG gene encoding preprotein translocase subunit SecG produces MSTFTIFLALIIIVAFLLVVVIMVQNPKGGGLSSSFGGGGQQMGGVKKTTDFLDKSTWTLATLLLVLILLSNVTIMDAPAEAGTRVFESDEPVNTEMPATQTPAQQPVRTDSTQ; encoded by the coding sequence ATGAGCACATTCACTATATTTTTAGCTTTAATAATTATCGTAGCATTTTTGCTGGTAGTTGTGATTATGGTACAGAACCCTAAAGGAGGGGGACTATCTTCATCTTTTGGTGGCGGGGGTCAGCAAATGGGAGGTGTTAAGAAAACAACAGATTTTCTTGATAAAAGTACCTGGACATTAGCAACTTTATTATTGGTGCTAATCTTACTTTCCAATGTTACAATTATGGATGCTCCGGCCGAGGCTGGAACCAGAGTTTTTGAAAGTGATGAACCTGTAAATACTGAAATGCCTGCAACACAAACTCCGGCTCAACAACCGGTAAGAACTGACAGTACTCAGTAA
- a CDS encoding LptE family protein gives MKKLFFIFCSTLLLSLQSCGIYSFTGADTGEAETFQVNFFQNNADLVEPGIDRTFTNSLQDLILNQTSLNLTNTNGDLVFEGEITQYYISPMSATAQNTAAQNRLTISVNVRYYNTLEPEKDFENRFSFYYDYPAQTQLVGAALQTALDEIYTRLTQDIFNAALTDW, from the coding sequence ATGAAGAAACTATTTTTTATTTTTTGCTCTACCTTACTTTTAAGTCTGCAATCTTGCGGAATTTATTCCTTTACAGGAGCAGATACCGGTGAAGCCGAAACTTTTCAGGTCAATTTTTTTCAGAATAATGCAGATCTTGTGGAGCCTGGAATAGACAGGACGTTTACTAACTCATTGCAGGACCTGATCTTAAATCAAACAAGTTTAAACTTGACCAATACCAATGGAGACCTGGTATTTGAGGGGGAGATTACCCAGTATTATATTTCTCCAATGTCTGCGACGGCACAAAATACAGCAGCACAAAACAGATTGACGATTTCCGTAAACGTAAGATATTATAACACGCTGGAGCCGGAAAAGGACTTTGAGAATAGGTTTTCGTTCTATTATGACTACCCTGCACAAACACAATTAGTAGGAGCGGCTTTACAAACTGCGCTGGATGAAATATATACCAGATTAACTCAGGATATTTTTAATGCAGCATTAACCGATTGGTAA
- a CDS encoding sigma 54-interacting transcriptional regulator, whose product MESVQAIKQRFGIIGDDPKLNRAVEKAIQVAPTDISVLVTGESGVGKESIPKIIHALSHRKHGKYIAVNCGAIPEGTIDSELFGHEKGAFTGATQTRNGYFEVADGGTIFLDEVGELPLPTQVRLLRVLENGEFIKVGSSKVQKTNVRIVAATNINMFESIQKDKFREDLYYRLSTVEISLPPLRERKDDIHLLFRKFASDFGLKYKMPTIKLEEEAVALLLKYRWGGNIRQLRNIAEQISVLEQNRSISAADLRHYLPDVGSNLPAVISDKKKEGDFSNEREILYKVLFDMKNDLNDLKKLTLKLMQEGDSKQVQDENEGLIEKIYGNSGDDIDEADIDEDELNVLQIPQQNSAGSRQEEKDKYYFAEEIEEEETLSLQDKELELIKKSLERHSGKRKAAADELGISERTLYRKIKQYNL is encoded by the coding sequence ATGGAATCAGTTCAGGCAATTAAACAACGTTTTGGCATTATAGGTGACGATCCAAAACTTAACCGTGCAGTTGAGAAAGCCATACAGGTTGCTCCAACAGATATCTCTGTACTGGTAACCGGGGAAAGTGGAGTAGGTAAAGAAAGTATACCTAAGATAATTCATGCATTATCTCATAGAAAACACGGGAAATATATAGCAGTAAACTGTGGTGCAATTCCAGAAGGTACTATAGATAGTGAGCTTTTTGGACACGAAAAAGGAGCTTTTACGGGGGCAACTCAAACCAGAAATGGATATTTTGAGGTAGCAGATGGTGGAACGATCTTCTTAGATGAGGTAGGAGAATTACCTTTACCAACCCAGGTGAGATTGCTTAGGGTTCTGGAGAATGGGGAGTTTATTAAAGTAGGTTCTTCTAAAGTTCAAAAAACCAATGTGCGTATTGTAGCTGCTACTAATATCAATATGTTTGAGTCGATCCAGAAAGACAAATTTCGGGAAGATCTTTATTATCGTTTAAGCACAGTAGAGATAAGCCTTCCGCCGCTGCGTGAAAGAAAGGATGATATTCATTTACTTTTTAGAAAATTTGCTTCAGATTTCGGACTTAAGTATAAAATGCCTACAATCAAACTTGAAGAGGAGGCAGTAGCATTATTGCTGAAGTATCGTTGGGGAGGAAATATTCGTCAGCTCAGAAATATTGCCGAGCAAATTTCAGTTCTTGAACAAAACAGAAGTATAAGCGCTGCAGATTTAAGACATTATCTTCCAGATGTTGGCAGTAATCTGCCTGCAGTTATTTCAGATAAGAAGAAGGAAGGTGATTTTAGCAATGAAAGGGAGATACTATATAAAGTGCTCTTCGACATGAAGAACGACCTTAATGATCTAAAGAAGCTTACCTTGAAATTGATGCAGGAGGGAGATAGCAAACAGGTACAGGACGAAAATGAAGGTTTAATTGAAAAAATTTATGGTAATAGTGGGGACGATATAGATGAAGCTGATATAGATGAAGATGAATTGAACGTACTTCAAATTCCGCAACAGAATTCAGCTGGATCAAGGCAGGAAGAAAAAGATAAATATTATTTTGCCGAAGAGATAGAGGAAGAAGAAACACTTTCCCTGCAGGACAAAGAACTGGAACTTATTAAGAAATCCTTAGAAAGACACAGCGGAAAAAGAAAAGCTGCGGCAGATGAACTGGGGATTAGTGAAAGAACTTTATATAGAAAGATCAAACAATATAATTTGTAG
- the miaB gene encoding tRNA (N6-isopentenyl adenosine(37)-C2)-methylthiotransferase MiaB has protein sequence MEKIIDEKKQGNSLVIEPKANNSRKLFIESYGCAMNFSDSEIVASILSKEGFNTTQNLEEADLVLVNTCSIREKAEQTVRKRLEKYNAVKRINPGMKVGVLGCMAERLKDKFLEEEKIVDLVVGPDAYKDLPNLINEVEEGRDAINVILSKEETYGDVSPVRLQSNGVSAFVSITRGCDNMCTFCVVPFTRGRERSRDPQSIVEEVNDLASKGYKEITLLGQNVDSYLWYGGGLKKDFKNATEIQKATATNFAGLLRLVAEAQPKMRIRFSTSNPQDMTLDVIETMAAYRNICNYIHLPVQSGSDRILKKMNRLHTREEYFELIDNIKKMIPNCGISHDLITGFPTETEEDHQDTISLMEYVKYDFGYMFTYSERPGTTAERKLEDDVPEKVKKRRLQEIVDLQQKHSRYNTNSVIGTTVEVLIEKKSKKSDAHWSGRNERNTVTVFPKENYKIGDFVMVKIQDCTSATLIGEPVGYSDIN, from the coding sequence ATGGAGAAGATTATAGACGAGAAGAAACAGGGAAACTCTTTGGTAATAGAGCCTAAGGCAAATAATAGTCGTAAGCTGTTTATTGAAAGTTATGGCTGCGCCATGAATTTTAGTGATAGCGAAATTGTAGCTTCTATTCTTTCTAAAGAAGGTTTTAATACTACTCAAAATCTGGAAGAAGCAGATCTTGTTCTAGTCAATACCTGTTCTATAAGAGAGAAGGCTGAACAAACCGTACGGAAACGTTTAGAGAAATATAACGCAGTAAAAAGAATTAATCCCGGAATGAAGGTGGGCGTGCTTGGTTGTATGGCTGAACGTTTGAAAGATAAATTTCTGGAAGAAGAGAAGATCGTGGACCTGGTTGTTGGACCAGATGCTTATAAGGATCTTCCAAATTTGATAAATGAAGTTGAGGAAGGCAGAGATGCTATCAATGTAATCTTAAGCAAAGAAGAAACCTATGGGGATGTTTCACCGGTAAGATTACAAAGCAACGGAGTGTCGGCTTTTGTTTCTATTACCCGCGGCTGTGATAATATGTGTACATTTTGTGTGGTTCCTTTCACAAGAGGGCGTGAGAGAAGTAGGGATCCACAGAGTATCGTTGAAGAAGTGAACGATCTTGCATCAAAAGGCTATAAAGAGATCACATTGCTGGGGCAGAATGTAGATAGTTATTTATGGTATGGTGGCGGGCTAAAAAAGGATTTCAAAAATGCCACAGAGATTCAGAAAGCTACAGCGACCAATTTCGCAGGGCTTCTAAGACTGGTTGCTGAGGCACAGCCTAAAATGAGAATTCGATTTTCTACTTCGAATCCGCAGGATATGACCCTGGATGTTATTGAAACAATGGCTGCTTATAGAAATATTTGTAACTATATTCACTTGCCTGTTCAAAGTGGAAGCGATCGTATTTTAAAGAAAATGAATCGCCTTCATACCAGAGAAGAATATTTTGAGTTAATCGATAATATCAAAAAAATGATCCCTAATTGCGGGATTTCTCACGATCTTATCACCGGTTTCCCTACAGAAACTGAAGAAGATCATCAGGATACGATTTCTCTTATGGAATATGTGAAATATGATTTTGGATACATGTTCACTTATTCTGAGAGACCAGGTACTACGGCAGAGAGAAAATTAGAAGATGATGTGCCAGAGAAAGTCAAGAAAAGAAGGTTACAGGAAATCGTAGATCTTCAGCAAAAACATAGTAGGTACAATACTAATTCAGTAATAGGAACCACCGTTGAAGTTTTAATTGAGAAGAAATCTAAAAAATCTGATGCTCACTGGAGTGGTAGAAATGAAAGAAATACGGTAACGGTGTTTCCAAAAGAAAATTACAAGATCGGTGATTTTGTAATGGTTAAAATTCAAGACTGTACAAGCGCAACCTTAATTGGTGAGCCTGTGGGGTATAGCGATATCAACTAA
- a CDS encoding TIGR03643 family protein, which produces MSIAKEFQLEERQIDRIISMAWEDRTTFEAIEYQFGLTEKQVIIFMKEQMHPRNWRKWRARVQGRKTKHEKLRGNDVNRFKSNSQRHITGNRISKKKY; this is translated from the coding sequence ATGAGCATTGCGAAAGAATTTCAATTAGAGGAACGCCAGATAGATAGAATCATTTCCATGGCCTGGGAAGATAGAACCACTTTTGAAGCAATTGAATATCAGTTTGGGTTAACAGAAAAGCAGGTGATCATCTTTATGAAAGAGCAAATGCATCCTCGTAACTGGAGAAAATGGAGAGCTCGCGTTCAGGGCAGAAAAACAAAACATGAGAAATTAAGAGGGAATGATGTGAATAGGTTTAAAAGTAATTCTCAAAGACACATCACCGGGAATAGAATTTCTAAAAAGAAATATTAA
- the rpmA gene encoding 50S ribosomal protein L27, translating into MAHKKGVGSSKNGRESESKRLGVKIFGGQAAVAGNIIVRQRGTAHRPGDNVYAGKDHTLHAKVDGLVKFTKKKDDKSYVSIEPFEA; encoded by the coding sequence ATGGCACATAAAAAAGGAGTTGGTAGTTCCAAGAACGGTAGAGAGTCAGAATCGAAACGCTTAGGTGTGAAGATCTTTGGCGGACAGGCTGCTGTTGCAGGAAATATTATCGTAAGACAGAGAGGTACTGCGCATCGTCCAGGTGACAATGTATACGCAGGGAAAGATCATACATTACACGCTAAAGTAGATGGTCTTGTAAAGTTTACTAAGAAGAAAGATGATAAATCTTATGTTTCTATTGAGCCTTTCGAAGCTTAA
- the rplU gene encoding 50S ribosomal protein L21: MYAIVEIAGQQFKVAKDQKVYVNRLAGEEGDSVSFNKVLLTADGDNVTVGAPAIDGALVGAKINRHLKGDKVIVFKKKRRKGYRVKNGHRQALTEILIEGIDLKGGKKASTKKAEPKKEEAKKETKKTETKSDKKSEDLSQNTVVELREMAKEKGVEGYSSMKKAELIAALS; the protein is encoded by the coding sequence ATGTACGCAATTGTAGAGATAGCAGGGCAGCAATTTAAAGTTGCAAAAGACCAAAAGGTTTACGTAAACCGTTTAGCAGGTGAAGAAGGAGACAGTGTTTCTTTTAACAAAGTTTTACTTACTGCAGATGGTGATAATGTTACTGTTGGCGCCCCGGCTATAGATGGAGCTCTTGTTGGAGCAAAGATCAACCGTCACTTAAAAGGTGATAAGGTTATTGTTTTCAAAAAGAAAAGACGTAAAGGTTACCGTGTTAAGAATGGTCACCGTCAGGCTCTAACAGAGATTCTTATTGAAGGAATAGACCTTAAAGGAGGTAAAAAAGCATCAACTAAAAAGGCAGAGCCTAAAAAAGAAGAAGCTAAAAAAGAAACAAAGAAGACTGAGACCAAATCTGATAAGAAATCAGAAGACCTTAGCCAGAACACAGTAGTAGAACTGAGGGAAATGGCAAAAGAAAAAGGTGTTGAGGGATACTCTTCTATGAAGAAAGCAGAATTAATTGCTGCATTAAGCTAA
- a CDS encoding DUF4199 domain-containing protein, producing MDKLSIPVKYGVAIAAGLIAYFLILSLFGAHVNPIYSLFNGVIMAYGMFEAIKHYRLHKGNKFKFQKGFMAGLLTGFNATIIFTIFFGLYATEFNPGFLDDLITVWIKDYNTNIGIVLFVVAVMGFATSLVLTLAYMQLFKKSWNTKEAKKHTISGDSEK from the coding sequence ATGGACAAATTAAGTATTCCCGTTAAATATGGAGTTGCTATTGCAGCTGGTTTAATTGCTTATTTTTTAATACTCTCCTTATTTGGAGCTCATGTAAATCCAATTTATAGTTTATTTAATGGAGTTATTATGGCTTACGGGATGTTTGAAGCAATCAAGCATTACAGACTGCATAAGGGGAATAAATTCAAATTTCAGAAGGGGTTTATGGCCGGCCTTCTAACGGGTTTTAATGCTACGATCATTTTCACTATTTTCTTTGGTCTTTATGCTACAGAATTTAATCCTGGATTTCTTGATGATCTCATTACAGTTTGGATCAAAGATTATAATACCAATATTGGAATTGTACTTTTTGTAGTAGCTGTGATGGGCTTTGCAACAAGTCTGGTATTGACGCTAGCTTATATGCAGTTATTCAAAAAATCATGGAATACTAAAGAAGCGAAGAAACATACGATTTCTGGTGATTCTGAAAAATAG
- a CDS encoding pitrilysin family protein, whose amino-acid sequence MINKLKLVACFFFIGIVGFAQEVEFTEYDLDNGLHVILHKDNSAPVVTTSVMYHVGGKDREDGRTGMAHFFEHLLFEGTENIPNGKWFEIVSSHGGSNNANTSQDRTYYYEVFPSNNLELGLWMESERMMHPIIGQKGVDTQNEVVKEERRLRYDNSPYGNLLQSMQENMFVNHPYKDPNVGYMEDLDAATLDEFKAYFDKYYVPNNAVLVVAGDIDMDKTKKMIKDYFGPIQKGEEITRNYPEEEPITKQINAKAYDSNIQIPASVIGYRTPAFTKKDSYVLNMISDYLSDGNSSKLYKKLVDEQKQALQIGAFNLEQEDYGMYLIFGIPLGETSLETLNTEVEEEIAKLRNEMISESDFQKLQNKAENSFVNSNSSVAGIANSLARNYLLYGDTDLINDEIEIYRSITREDIKRVASEYLKPNQRVVLEYLPANEQAE is encoded by the coding sequence ATGATTAACAAACTAAAACTTGTTGCCTGCTTTTTCTTTATAGGAATCGTAGGTTTCGCTCAGGAAGTTGAATTCACTGAGTATGATTTAGACAACGGGCTCCATGTTATTCTGCATAAGGATAATTCGGCACCGGTTGTTACCACCTCTGTAATGTACCACGTTGGAGGAAAAGATCGTGAAGATGGAAGAACCGGAATGGCTCATTTCTTTGAACATCTTCTTTTTGAAGGAACTGAAAATATTCCAAATGGAAAATGGTTTGAAATAGTTAGCTCCCATGGGGGAAGTAACAATGCGAACACAAGCCAGGACAGAACTTATTATTACGAAGTATTTCCTTCAAACAACCTTGAACTTGGATTATGGATGGAGTCTGAAAGGATGATGCACCCAATTATTGGTCAAAAGGGAGTGGATACCCAGAATGAAGTGGTAAAAGAAGAAAGAAGACTTCGATATGACAACTCTCCTTATGGAAATCTCCTGCAGTCCATGCAAGAGAACATGTTTGTGAACCACCCTTACAAAGATCCTAATGTTGGTTATATGGAAGATCTTGATGCTGCGACACTGGACGAATTTAAAGCTTATTTTGATAAATATTATGTACCTAACAATGCTGTGCTTGTTGTAGCGGGAGACATAGATATGGATAAGACTAAAAAAATGATCAAGGATTATTTTGGTCCTATCCAGAAAGGGGAAGAGATCACAAGAAATTACCCAGAAGAAGAGCCAATTACAAAGCAAATAAATGCAAAAGCTTATGATTCTAACATTCAAATTCCTGCTTCAGTAATTGGATATAGAACCCCTGCTTTCACAAAAAAGGATTCATATGTTCTAAATATGATCTCAGATTATCTAAGTGACGGGAATAGCTCTAAATTGTATAAGAAATTGGTTGATGAGCAAAAACAAGCTCTTCAAATAGGTGCCTTTAACCTTGAACAGGAAGATTATGGAATGTACCTTATTTTTGGTATCCCTCTTGGCGAAACATCTTTGGAGACCTTGAATACCGAAGTAGAAGAGGAGATCGCTAAACTAAGAAATGAGATGATTTCAGAAAGTGACTTTCAAAAACTTCAGAATAAAGCTGAAAATAGTTTCGTGAATTCTAATTCGAGCGTGGCAGGGATCGCAAATTCCTTAGCTAGAAACTACCTGCTTTACGGGGATACCGATCTTATTAATGATGAGATCGAAATCTACCGTTCTATTACTCGTGAGGATATAAAGAGGGTAGCCAGCGAATACCTGAAACCAAATCAAAGAGTGGTATTGGAATACTTACCTGCAAACGAACAGGCAGAATAA